CGATCTCAGAGGAAAGAAAATCGGTGTCACTGAAGATTATGGAAATACCGTCGAGTTCAATCGTCTTGTGAAAAATAAAACGATTCATGTCGAAGCTGTGATCAGCGATGATACGAATGTTCGAAAAGTCGCCTTGGGAAAATTAGACGCCGCTTTGATGGATATTAATAACGCCCGCTACTTGATCTACGTTTTGCAGCCGCATCTGGCCGGGCGAGTGTCGATCAACAAAAAGATTGTCGAAGATAAAGAATTGTTTTTTGCGTTCAACAAACACAACGTCGAGAAAAGAAAAAAGCTCGAGAAGGCCCTGACTTTAGTGAACTTTCAGCGCATGGTGGACGATTATTTGCTTCGCTATGCGCGCCGCTCTGACTAGATTTTTGACAGGCATGGAACTTTTGCCAGTTCGCTTTGTATTTTCTCCGGGACCTCGGCCAACGAGGACGAAATCAGGTATAAGTAAGGCTGTGCGGAAAGGAGAAAAAATGAAGGCAAATCTGTTGTCGCTCGTCACTATTGCAGCGCTTTCTTTTTCTCTGATCTCTTGCGCCGTTTCGAAGTCTTCAGATGGTCGCGGGATGAACCCCACGATTTATTTTAAACCGACAATCCATCAAGATAAATCGAACTGCTCAGCGAACGATCTTCGCGATTTGCTTTCTCCCAAAGGGCGCACTTTAGCCACATTATGCTCCAAAGATTACGATCAATGTTTGCTGCAAGGTTCCTGCTTTGTGGATGATGGAACTAAAATCAGCTCTTACAACTATCATTCAACTAAAGAGGGCGTGCCGCGTTTTATCGACGTGGAATTGAAAGAGTGTCCTTACGGGTACGGCGTTAACGGCAGTTGCTTGGACCCTTATTTTTCTGTAGCGGCGGATCTTAGCATTTATCAAGTCGGTGACGTGCTTTTCATTCCTCGTTTAGTTGGAGCCGCATTGCCGAATGGCGAGATCCACGACGGGTATGTGATCGTCCGAGACACCGGTGGAGCCATCGTCGGTGCGAATCGTTTTGATTTCTTTACGGGGTTTTATGATCATCGCGCGAAAGAAAACACCTTGGCGCGCCTTGGTTTCAGTGATCCTCGCAACCACTTTGAATTCAGACTTGCAACGGCCGAGGAAGCTCAAGCCGTTCGCGTTCGTCGCAACTATCCTCGTCTTAAGCAGGACGTCCTTGAAGAAGGAATCGCTCGCTCTTTATAGCGATCCCACGTTCAACATAAATGTCATTCCGTCTAAAGGCTCTTCCATATCCGTGAGGATTTCATTCCAGCCTGGATTTTTATTTACATTCAGAAGATGCGCAAAAAGCGCTTTGTGCACCGGAGCCTCGTAACCGAAATAAGAAGAAAGACCGTTCGTCAGAATATCGATTTTGCCTTTTGATTTTTGCGCGGCAAAGTTTGAAAGGTAATAAGAATACGTCGAACAGCCATCAAAAAAGAAGATCTGATATTTGCGCGGGTTGAACTCGAGCGGGCCCGCTTTTTCTTCGAGCGCCGCGATATCGAGATTTCCACCCAAGCCAGAGTGGCCTGCGTAAATTACAACATCCGCCTCTTTCAGAGCGTTTTTGAAGAACTTTGCAAATGTGACGTTCTTGCTGGAAGATCCCGTTTCGACAAGAAGTCTTGTCACACGAACTTGCACAAGTTTTCCATCTTTTCTTTTAAGTGTCTTGTCGAATTGATGGATCGGACGATTTTGATAGCGCGCCACCAGAGTTTCTTTAAAGCCGGTTTGACGAAGCCATTCGTTCATCTCTTCAAAGGCCAAACGGCCTTCGTCTTCGTCGTCTTTCGCATTCTCTGAATAACCGTTGACAGTTGTAATCTGGAATAGATCGCCGTTGCCGTTATCTCCGCGGAGACGCTCTAACTGAGCGTCAGCATCTTCCGGCAGATTTTTTAAAGCCGCGATGTTGATTTTCACCGGCGC
This region of Bdellovibrio sp. 22V genomic DNA includes:
- a CDS encoding transporter substrate-binding domain-containing protein, producing the protein MNVIKFFPLLVLLLLFSPRAQAERWVIATLEWPPFICSRCPDNGAAANALRETLKKVDVNVEFVFSSWTQTVKKGNRPDMIGYFPAWKEEVLPEFIASPVLFRSPLGFIEPRGKPLVWNELTDLRGKKIGVTEDYGNTVEFNRLVKNKTIHVEAVISDDTNVRKVALGKLDAALMDINNARYLIYVLQPHLAGRVSINKKIVEDKELFFAFNKHNVEKRKKLEKALTLVNFQRMVDDYLLRYARRSD
- a CDS encoding 3D domain-containing protein, with product MKANLLSLVTIAALSFSLISCAVSKSSDGRGMNPTIYFKPTIHQDKSNCSANDLRDLLSPKGRTLATLCSKDYDQCLLQGSCFVDDGTKISSYNYHSTKEGVPRFIDVELKECPYGYGVNGSCLDPYFSVAADLSIYQVGDVLFIPRLVGAALPNGEIHDGYVIVRDTGGAIVGANRFDFFTGFYDHRAKENTLARLGFSDPRNHFEFRLATAEEAQAVRVRRNYPRLKQDVLEEGIARSL